The DNA sequence CCAGGTTGGTGATGATTGAAATGCCAAAGCACTCCATCCCGGCGTGCCGCGCAACGATGACCTCGGGAACAGTTGACATCCCTGTAGAGTCTGCCCCAAGGAGCCTGAACATGTTGTATTCGGCGGGGGTCTCCAGGGTAGGGCCGGGGCTGCCGATGTAAACGCCCGACTGGAACTTGATCTTGTGATCGCGGGCGATCTTCTTTGCCCGGGCAATCAGTGCGGGATTATAGGTCTGGCTCATCTCCGGGAAACGGGTACCCAGTTCATCGATGTTCTTCCCGCGAAGGGGATTTTCGGGGAACAGATTGATGTGGTCGCGGATGATCATCAGGTCGCCCACCTCAAAGGCCGGGTTTAGCCCTCCGGCAGCATTGGAAAGAAACAGGGTGTTGACGCCCATCAGCTTCATTACCCTTACCGGGAAGGTGACCTGTTGCATGGGATATCCTTCATAATAATGAAAGCGCCCCTGCATAGCCATTACGTTCTTGCCTCCCAGGACGCCGAAGATCAGCTTGCCATCGTGGCCTTCCACTGTCGAAACAGGAAAGTTTGGAACCTCACTGTAATCGAAGGTGTGCTTCACATCGATGGACTTTACCAGGCCACCAAGACCGGAACCCAGAATAATACCTATCTCAGGGCTGAAATTCGTTTGGTCCTTTAAAAATTGCGCTGTCGATTTAATCTTTTCAAACATGGGATGGAAAGTTTTGAAGGTTTGCTAAATTAGTAAAAAGATCGCTAAGCAAAAACCATTAAATTTGTTGGATTGTACCCTTGGGTGCTGGCTGAACTTTCTTCTTGCATTGCTTGTTAATGCAGGTATCAAATCTACGGGACGTAAGTATACAACCGAAATCTTTATCAAAAATTCTGGGAATGGCAACAACCAAAAGTGATTCAGCAGGCAACAATTCAAACACGAAGGTCCACGCCGATTTTCTTATCATCAACGGCCTCATCGTCACCATGGATGCGAAATACCGCATCCTGGACGGTGGTGCGCTGGCGGTGAAGGACGGAGAGATTGTAGCCCTGGGAACTACTGCTGAACTTCAAAATACATACGAAGCTACTCAGGTCATCGATGCCACTGGAAAGCTTGTGATGCCTGGCCTGATCAATACCCACACCCATTCGCCCATGACCATCTTCAGGGGTTATGCAGATGACCTCCACCTGAAGGAATGGCTCTATGATCACATCTTTCCCATCGAGGCAGAGTTTGTAAATCCCGAAAATGTGCGTACAGGTACCCGACTGGCCATTGCCGAAATGCTCCTGAGCGGAACGACTACTTTCAACGACATGTATTATTACGTGGATGAGATGGCCACCGTTGTTGACCAAGTGGGTATCAGGGCGGTACTTACCGAAAGCCTGATCGATTTTTCAGTACCCAACAGCCCTTCGCCCGAACATGCCCTTGCAGTCACTGAAAAGCTTATCAATAAATGGAATGTCCATCCCCTGATCACCATAGGCATTTCTGCGCATGCCCCTTATACTACTTCGCCGGAAGTCATTAAGAAAGGTAAGGATCTGTCCGATAAATACCAGCTTCCCTTTAACATTCACATTTCCGAAACCCGTGGTGAGTTCGACATGATCCAAAAGGAATATGGGATGACTCCGGTACGTTTTCTAGATGAGGCCGGGGTGCTTGGCCCTAATGTTGTGGCTGCCCATTGTGTGCACGTTACACCTGAGGACATTGAGATTTTCGCCAAAAGAGGGGTAGGGGTAGCCCATAACCCCCAGTGCAATATGAAGCTCGCAAGCGGTGTGGCCCCTGTGCCGGAATTTCTGAAAGCCGGGGTGAAGGTTGGCATTGGTACCGACGGGGTGGCCAGCAACAACGACCTAGACCTTTTTGACGAGGTTCGTTCGGCTGCATTCATCCATAAGCTCAACAGCAACGACCCTACCGTACTTGATGCCCAAACCGCAATCGGGCTGGCTACAATGGGGGGTGCAAGGGTTCTGGGGATGGAACATCTCATTGGTTCACTCGAAACTGGTAAGCGGGCCGATATCATTATCCTCGATATGGACCAGCCACATGCCCACCCGGTTTATAATATTTATTCACTGATTGTTTATTCCATCAGGGGATCGGATGTGGAGACCGTTCTGGTTGATGGCAAACTCATGGTACACAACCGTAAGCTTGTCACCCTTGATCTTGATCGCTTGTACGATAAGGTGGAACAACTGGCCAAACAAATTACTGAGAAAAGCACTACCATGGCTTTGCTCAACAACCGCTTGAGGAAACTTTAAACCCTAGCCTTCAAAAGGGTTTAGCCTTCTGCTCATTGCCCTTTCAATGACCTGGAAAAGGTCCATGGGGGTATACTTCCGCCAGTCCACATCGTTGAAATGCTTTCCGAAGGCAATGTAATAATCGATGTTGGCATTTTCGAACTCCCTGATCACGAAATCCCTGAAGTTAAGGGCTACAATCCATCCGTCCTCCAGGTCTTCGAACCACTCCTGGTAATAGAGGTCGTCCGATGAATGAAAGTTCAGCACGTTTTCTCCAATGAGGATGAACTTGTTGATGCCATTATCCACCAGCGGCTCAACGATGTTTCGCTTCAGGTACATGATGTCATTATACAGGCAATCGTTCCATTCGCCGATCATCTCAATGAAGCAGTAGCCCTCTTCGTAATCGGCATACAAAATTTTGATGAAAAGGGTGGCTGATCCGATTTCATCCCACTGAGGATGGATCAGGTAATTATATACAGCGTGGGTGAATTCAATTTCAAAGTTTTCATGTCCGAAGAATGGCGAGCGTTCATCTTCAGAGGCGATATACAGGTTACGCCAGGAATAAAAAGGTTCTATATCGTGCATAAAAAATTGACAAATTTCTGTTGGGAAACCTCATCTCCTTTATCAAAGTTAAGAAAATTCAAGGCATTTGGAAACGACCCTCAAACA is a window from the Bacteroides sp. genome containing:
- a CDS encoding purine-nucleoside phosphorylase, producing the protein MFEKIKSTAQFLKDQTNFSPEIGIILGSGLGGLVKSIDVKHTFDYSEVPNFPVSTVEGHDGKLIFGVLGGKNVMAMQGRFHYYEGYPMQQVTFPVRVMKLMGVNTLFLSNAAGGLNPAFEVGDLMIIRDHINLFPENPLRGKNIDELGTRFPEMSQTYNPALIARAKKIARDHKIKFQSGVYIGSPGPTLETPAEYNMFRLLGADSTGMSTVPEVIVARHAGMECFGISIITNLAKPADTDKPTSHEEVQNVAQIAEQNMTLIFTEMIKSL
- a CDS encoding amidohydrolase, with product MATTKSDSAGNNSNTKVHADFLIINGLIVTMDAKYRILDGGALAVKDGEIVALGTTAELQNTYEATQVIDATGKLVMPGLINTHTHSPMTIFRGYADDLHLKEWLYDHIFPIEAEFVNPENVRTGTRLAIAEMLLSGTTTFNDMYYYVDEMATVVDQVGIRAVLTESLIDFSVPNSPSPEHALAVTEKLINKWNVHPLITIGISAHAPYTTSPEVIKKGKDLSDKYQLPFNIHISETRGEFDMIQKEYGMTPVRFLDEAGVLGPNVVAAHCVHVTPEDIEIFAKRGVGVAHNPQCNMKLASGVAPVPEFLKAGVKVGIGTDGVASNNDLDLFDEVRSAAFIHKLNSNDPTVLDAQTAIGLATMGGARVLGMEHLIGSLETGKRADIIILDMDQPHAHPVYNIYSLIVYSIRGSDVETVLVDGKLMVHNRKLVTLDLDRLYDKVEQLAKQITEKSTTMALLNNRLRKL